In Dromiciops gliroides isolate mDroGli1 chromosome 5, mDroGli1.pri, whole genome shotgun sequence, the following are encoded in one genomic region:
- the ZNF775 gene encoding zinc finger protein 775 isoform X1 encodes MTKSSPGVAACSGTWRRLQEWGRYLGAIQLSQSCDPHSKGPGSELVVMASKDRDFPLSSCSAGDSSLMVKIKWEKQEWLSQALEAPAILPEKDKENIFQHPLGHPLCQVLGKPRVAGGWEEAQGPGRIPNAQWMGGSTAAPAPLGPQFPVGEGHFACPDCGKRFSWWSSLNIHQRTHTGEKPYHCGKCGKSFSQKPNLVRHQRHHTGERPFHCSECERRFSQKQHLLKHQKTHSRPAIHSCPECERRFRHKVALRVHQRTHARDRQLARAELQKLLRDKVTRKPRQPPSVSRQSPGCPWVEAGRGWRARPPAKARTSAAASGEQRQFICNECGKSFTWWSSLNIHQRIHTGEQPYACPECGRRFSQKPNLTRHLRNHTGERPHLCPDCGRGFRQKQHLLKHQRTHRVGEKASLCPGCGESCPSRAALRAHQRAHATAELLRGAAFQGRMVVAVASVEPGSGLMQPAEYALGFPLQPPPASQALHRDEVVLPRWGRSPGGMTQAGGGVPSSGTAEQRQFICNECGKSFTWWSALTIHQRIHTGERPYPCPDCGRCFSQKPNLTRHQRNHTGERPYLCADCGKGFSQKQHLLKHHRVHRGGGQVVLATTHSIKEEP; translated from the exons ATGACAAAGTCTAGCCCGGGGGTGGCCGCGTGCTCCGGGACCTGGCGGAGACTGCAGGAGTGGGGGCGCTACTTGGGG GCCATCCAACTTTCCCAGTCCTGTGACCCTCACAGTAAAGGACCGGGATCAGAACTTGTGGTAATGGCATCTAAAGACAGAGATTTCCCTCTGAGTTCTTGTTCAG CAGGTGACAGCAGCCTcatggtgaagatcaaatgggagaAGCAGGAGTGGCTTTCCCAGGCACTGGAGGCCCCCGCTATTCTGCCAGAGAAAGACAAGGAAAACATCTTCCAGCATCCTCTGGGTCATCCACTTTGCCAGGTGTTGGGGAAGCCTCGAGTCGCAGGAGGGTGGGAAGAGGCCCAAGGCCCAGGCCGAATTCCCAACGCTCAGTGGATGGGAGGGTCCACAGCAGCTCCTGCTCCTCTTGGTCCACAGTTTCCAGTAGGTGAAGGACACTTTGCATGTCCAGACTGTGGGAAGAGGTTTAGTTGGTGGTCATCACTGAATATCCACCAGCGTACTCACACAGGAGAGAAGCCTTATCACTGTGGCAAGTGTGGCAAGAGCTTTAGCCAGAAACCAAACCTGGTCCGGCACCAGAGGCACCACACAGGTGAACGGCCCTTCCACTGCTCTGAGTGCGAGAGACGCTTTAGCCAGAAGCAACATCTACTCAAACACCAGAAGACACACTCCCGCCCTGCCATCCACTCCTGTCCTGAGTGTGAGCGACGTTTCCGTCACAAAGTTGCCCTCCGTGTCCACCAGAGGACCCATGCCCGTGACCGTCAGCTGGCCCGGGCTGAGTTGCAGAAGCTCCTCAGAGACAAGGTAACGCGAAAGCCCCGCCAGCCCCCTTCGGTATCACGACAGTCTCCAGGCTGTCCCTGGGTAGAAGCTGGCAGAGGGTGGAGGGCCAGGCCTCCTGCCAAGGCTCGGACCTCTGCTGCCGCCTCCGGGGAGCAGCGCCAGTTCATCtgtaatgagtgtgggaagaGTTTCACGTGGTGGTCATCATTGAACATTCACCAGCGGATCCATACAGGGGAGCAGCCGTATGCCTGCCCAGAGTGTGGCCGGCGCTTTAGCCAGAAGCCCAATCTGACTCGGCACCTTCGCAACCATACAGGTGAACGCCCCCACCTGTGTCCTGATTGCGGCCGTGGTTTCCGGCAGAAGCAGCATCTGCTCAAACACCAGCGCACACACCGAGTTGGGGAGAAAGCTTCCTTGTGCCCTGGTTGTGGGGAGAGCTGCCCCAGCCGGGCAGCCCTGCGGGCTCATCAGAGGGCCCATGCGACTGCTGAGCTGCTCCGTGGGGCAGCTTTCCAGGGCCggatggtggtggcagtggccaGTGTAGAACCGGGGTCTGGCTTAATGCAGCCTGCAGAGTATGCCCTGGGCTTCCCTCTACAGCCACCACCAGCATCCCAGGCCCTGCACAGGGATGAGGTGGTCTTGCCACGTTGGGGCAGGAGTCCAGGAGGCATGACCCAAGCAGGTGGAGGAGTCCCTTCATCTGGTACTGCTGAGCAGCGTCAGTTCATCTGTAACGAATGTGGCAAGAGCTTCACTTGGTGGTCTGCACTCACCATCCACCAGCGGATTCACACAGGGGAGCGGCCCTACCCTTGCCCAGATTGTGGGCGTTGCTTCAGCCAAAAGCCCAACTTGACTCGGCACCAGCGGAACCATACAGGCGAGCGGCCTTACCTGTGTGCTGACTGTGGCAAGGGCTTCAGCCAGAAGCAGCACTTGCTCAAACACCATCGTGTCCACAGAGGAGGGGGCCAGGTAGTGCTAGCCACTACACACAGTATCAAGGAAGAACCTTAA
- the ZNF775 gene encoding zinc finger protein 775 isoform X3, with product MASKDRDFPLSSCSGDSSLMVKIKWEKQEWLSQALEAPAILPEKDKENIFQHPLGHPLCQVLGKPRVAGGWEEAQGPGRIPNAQWMGGSTAAPAPLGPQFPVGEGHFACPDCGKRFSWWSSLNIHQRTHTGEKPYHCGKCGKSFSQKPNLVRHQRHHTGERPFHCSECERRFSQKQHLLKHQKTHSRPAIHSCPECERRFRHKVALRVHQRTHARDRQLARAELQKLLRDKVTRKPRQPPSVSRQSPGCPWVEAGRGWRARPPAKARTSAAASGEQRQFICNECGKSFTWWSSLNIHQRIHTGEQPYACPECGRRFSQKPNLTRHLRNHTGERPHLCPDCGRGFRQKQHLLKHQRTHRVGEKASLCPGCGESCPSRAALRAHQRAHATAELLRGAAFQGRMVVAVASVEPGSGLMQPAEYALGFPLQPPPASQALHRDEVVLPRWGRSPGGMTQAGGGVPSSGTAEQRQFICNECGKSFTWWSALTIHQRIHTGERPYPCPDCGRCFSQKPNLTRHQRNHTGERPYLCADCGKGFSQKQHLLKHHRVHRGGGQVVLATTHSIKEEP from the exons ATGGCATCTAAAGACAGAGATTTCCCTCTGAGTTCTTGTTCAG GTGACAGCAGCCTcatggtgaagatcaaatgggagaAGCAGGAGTGGCTTTCCCAGGCACTGGAGGCCCCCGCTATTCTGCCAGAGAAAGACAAGGAAAACATCTTCCAGCATCCTCTGGGTCATCCACTTTGCCAGGTGTTGGGGAAGCCTCGAGTCGCAGGAGGGTGGGAAGAGGCCCAAGGCCCAGGCCGAATTCCCAACGCTCAGTGGATGGGAGGGTCCACAGCAGCTCCTGCTCCTCTTGGTCCACAGTTTCCAGTAGGTGAAGGACACTTTGCATGTCCAGACTGTGGGAAGAGGTTTAGTTGGTGGTCATCACTGAATATCCACCAGCGTACTCACACAGGAGAGAAGCCTTATCACTGTGGCAAGTGTGGCAAGAGCTTTAGCCAGAAACCAAACCTGGTCCGGCACCAGAGGCACCACACAGGTGAACGGCCCTTCCACTGCTCTGAGTGCGAGAGACGCTTTAGCCAGAAGCAACATCTACTCAAACACCAGAAGACACACTCCCGCCCTGCCATCCACTCCTGTCCTGAGTGTGAGCGACGTTTCCGTCACAAAGTTGCCCTCCGTGTCCACCAGAGGACCCATGCCCGTGACCGTCAGCTGGCCCGGGCTGAGTTGCAGAAGCTCCTCAGAGACAAGGTAACGCGAAAGCCCCGCCAGCCCCCTTCGGTATCACGACAGTCTCCAGGCTGTCCCTGGGTAGAAGCTGGCAGAGGGTGGAGGGCCAGGCCTCCTGCCAAGGCTCGGACCTCTGCTGCCGCCTCCGGGGAGCAGCGCCAGTTCATCtgtaatgagtgtgggaagaGTTTCACGTGGTGGTCATCATTGAACATTCACCAGCGGATCCATACAGGGGAGCAGCCGTATGCCTGCCCAGAGTGTGGCCGGCGCTTTAGCCAGAAGCCCAATCTGACTCGGCACCTTCGCAACCATACAGGTGAACGCCCCCACCTGTGTCCTGATTGCGGCCGTGGTTTCCGGCAGAAGCAGCATCTGCTCAAACACCAGCGCACACACCGAGTTGGGGAGAAAGCTTCCTTGTGCCCTGGTTGTGGGGAGAGCTGCCCCAGCCGGGCAGCCCTGCGGGCTCATCAGAGGGCCCATGCGACTGCTGAGCTGCTCCGTGGGGCAGCTTTCCAGGGCCggatggtggtggcagtggccaGTGTAGAACCGGGGTCTGGCTTAATGCAGCCTGCAGAGTATGCCCTGGGCTTCCCTCTACAGCCACCACCAGCATCCCAGGCCCTGCACAGGGATGAGGTGGTCTTGCCACGTTGGGGCAGGAGTCCAGGAGGCATGACCCAAGCAGGTGGAGGAGTCCCTTCATCTGGTACTGCTGAGCAGCGTCAGTTCATCTGTAACGAATGTGGCAAGAGCTTCACTTGGTGGTCTGCACTCACCATCCACCAGCGGATTCACACAGGGGAGCGGCCCTACCCTTGCCCAGATTGTGGGCGTTGCTTCAGCCAAAAGCCCAACTTGACTCGGCACCAGCGGAACCATACAGGCGAGCGGCCTTACCTGTGTGCTGACTGTGGCAAGGGCTTCAGCCAGAAGCAGCACTTGCTCAAACACCATCGTGTCCACAGAGGAGGGGGCCAGGTAGTGCTAGCCACTACACACAGTATCAAGGAAGAACCTTAA
- the ZNF775 gene encoding zinc finger protein 775 isoform X2: MASKDRDFPLSSCSAGDSSLMVKIKWEKQEWLSQALEAPAILPEKDKENIFQHPLGHPLCQVLGKPRVAGGWEEAQGPGRIPNAQWMGGSTAAPAPLGPQFPVGEGHFACPDCGKRFSWWSSLNIHQRTHTGEKPYHCGKCGKSFSQKPNLVRHQRHHTGERPFHCSECERRFSQKQHLLKHQKTHSRPAIHSCPECERRFRHKVALRVHQRTHARDRQLARAELQKLLRDKVTRKPRQPPSVSRQSPGCPWVEAGRGWRARPPAKARTSAAASGEQRQFICNECGKSFTWWSSLNIHQRIHTGEQPYACPECGRRFSQKPNLTRHLRNHTGERPHLCPDCGRGFRQKQHLLKHQRTHRVGEKASLCPGCGESCPSRAALRAHQRAHATAELLRGAAFQGRMVVAVASVEPGSGLMQPAEYALGFPLQPPPASQALHRDEVVLPRWGRSPGGMTQAGGGVPSSGTAEQRQFICNECGKSFTWWSALTIHQRIHTGERPYPCPDCGRCFSQKPNLTRHQRNHTGERPYLCADCGKGFSQKQHLLKHHRVHRGGGQVVLATTHSIKEEP, encoded by the exons ATGGCATCTAAAGACAGAGATTTCCCTCTGAGTTCTTGTTCAG CAGGTGACAGCAGCCTcatggtgaagatcaaatgggagaAGCAGGAGTGGCTTTCCCAGGCACTGGAGGCCCCCGCTATTCTGCCAGAGAAAGACAAGGAAAACATCTTCCAGCATCCTCTGGGTCATCCACTTTGCCAGGTGTTGGGGAAGCCTCGAGTCGCAGGAGGGTGGGAAGAGGCCCAAGGCCCAGGCCGAATTCCCAACGCTCAGTGGATGGGAGGGTCCACAGCAGCTCCTGCTCCTCTTGGTCCACAGTTTCCAGTAGGTGAAGGACACTTTGCATGTCCAGACTGTGGGAAGAGGTTTAGTTGGTGGTCATCACTGAATATCCACCAGCGTACTCACACAGGAGAGAAGCCTTATCACTGTGGCAAGTGTGGCAAGAGCTTTAGCCAGAAACCAAACCTGGTCCGGCACCAGAGGCACCACACAGGTGAACGGCCCTTCCACTGCTCTGAGTGCGAGAGACGCTTTAGCCAGAAGCAACATCTACTCAAACACCAGAAGACACACTCCCGCCCTGCCATCCACTCCTGTCCTGAGTGTGAGCGACGTTTCCGTCACAAAGTTGCCCTCCGTGTCCACCAGAGGACCCATGCCCGTGACCGTCAGCTGGCCCGGGCTGAGTTGCAGAAGCTCCTCAGAGACAAGGTAACGCGAAAGCCCCGCCAGCCCCCTTCGGTATCACGACAGTCTCCAGGCTGTCCCTGGGTAGAAGCTGGCAGAGGGTGGAGGGCCAGGCCTCCTGCCAAGGCTCGGACCTCTGCTGCCGCCTCCGGGGAGCAGCGCCAGTTCATCtgtaatgagtgtgggaagaGTTTCACGTGGTGGTCATCATTGAACATTCACCAGCGGATCCATACAGGGGAGCAGCCGTATGCCTGCCCAGAGTGTGGCCGGCGCTTTAGCCAGAAGCCCAATCTGACTCGGCACCTTCGCAACCATACAGGTGAACGCCCCCACCTGTGTCCTGATTGCGGCCGTGGTTTCCGGCAGAAGCAGCATCTGCTCAAACACCAGCGCACACACCGAGTTGGGGAGAAAGCTTCCTTGTGCCCTGGTTGTGGGGAGAGCTGCCCCAGCCGGGCAGCCCTGCGGGCTCATCAGAGGGCCCATGCGACTGCTGAGCTGCTCCGTGGGGCAGCTTTCCAGGGCCggatggtggtggcagtggccaGTGTAGAACCGGGGTCTGGCTTAATGCAGCCTGCAGAGTATGCCCTGGGCTTCCCTCTACAGCCACCACCAGCATCCCAGGCCCTGCACAGGGATGAGGTGGTCTTGCCACGTTGGGGCAGGAGTCCAGGAGGCATGACCCAAGCAGGTGGAGGAGTCCCTTCATCTGGTACTGCTGAGCAGCGTCAGTTCATCTGTAACGAATGTGGCAAGAGCTTCACTTGGTGGTCTGCACTCACCATCCACCAGCGGATTCACACAGGGGAGCGGCCCTACCCTTGCCCAGATTGTGGGCGTTGCTTCAGCCAAAAGCCCAACTTGACTCGGCACCAGCGGAACCATACAGGCGAGCGGCCTTACCTGTGTGCTGACTGTGGCAAGGGCTTCAGCCAGAAGCAGCACTTGCTCAAACACCATCGTGTCCACAGAGGAGGGGGCCAGGTAGTGCTAGCCACTACACACAGTATCAAGGAAGAACCTTAA
- the REPIN1 gene encoding replication initiator 1 isoform X2 — protein sequence MGLAAVRLGLLLGGEAAPVSPYMDGRRAYKHTDREASLHSGKDRRYLSPGRSRFIRKRGWKENRLFLHSQGSPGEEPCGSGGQLPSGGGRVLRNTTGQGPLLERRCRRPPTVGPSQARLFSGSFQESLQGPEQDTHRIKLEGTVATSHGGLLQGGAYRCARCGRHFPGWAALRHHSRRRHGRPPLPCPECGRRFHHAPFLALHRLAHSAATAMPPNAGFLCQVCGQNFRSWAALALHGQAHASSAQAVACPKCEKRFSRASQLRAHLRQNHPPAPPPRRFICSGCGQSFAQWAELVVHKQIHVAEAQASEKALAPRPRGRPALTAAQPGGDAADRPFQCAWCGKCFRHKPNLIAHRRVHTGERPHQCPECGKRFTNKPYLTSHRRIHTGEKPYPCTECGRRFRHKPNLLSHGKIHRRPQGSVEATSSQGSFQIPSQLQETQQDQAIDPQQDQAMNFQQDQAIDSQQDQSTDAQQDQVDPQQDQVLDPQQDQGMNLPQGQDVDPAVPYSYDEGGHTFRNRRSLRGQQQLHPGERPFTCSECGKNFSKKTHLVAHIRIHSGERPFACLECGRRFSQGSHLAAHRRDHAPERPFICPDCGKSFRHKPYLAAHRRIHTGERPYACPDCGKAFSQKSNLVSHRRIHTGERPYACPDCERRFSQKSNLITHRKSHSREGPFICATCGESFSHEQKLLTHQRKHVA from the exons ATGGGCCTGGCAGCGGTGAGGCTGGGCCTGCTGCTGGGCGGGGAAGCGGCGCCGGTTTCCCCGTACATGGATGGGAGGCGTGCATACAAGCACACGGACCGGGAG GCATCCCTACATTCTGGAAAGGATCGGAGATATCTCTCTCCAGGGAGAAGTAGGTTCATTCGGAAAAGAGGCTGGAAGGAGAATCGCCTGTTCCTGCATTCCCAGG GGTCTCCTGGGGAGGAGCCATGTGGCAGTGGGGGGCAGCTCCCTTCTGGTGGGGGCAGGGTGCTCCGAAACACTACAG GGCAAGGACCTCTGCTGGAGCGTCGTTGCAGGAGACCCCCTACTGTAGGTCCATCCCAGGCTCGACTCTTCTCTGGATCTTTTCAGGAGTCACTTCAAGGGCCAGAGCAGGATACTCATAGGATTAAATTAGAAGGGACTGTGGCAACTAGTCATGGGGGCCTGCTCCAGGGTGGTGCCTACCGCTGTGCCCGCTGTGGGAGGCACTTCCCTGGATGGGCAGCCTTGAGGCATCATAGTCGTCGGCGCCATGGCCGTCCACCCTTGCCCTGCCCTGAGTGTGGGCGTCGATTTCACCATGCTCCTTTCTTGGCCTTACACCGCCTGGCCCACTCTGCTGCCACAGCCATGCCCCCTAACGCAGGTTTCCTGTGCCAAGTCTGTGGGCAGAATTTTAGGAGTTGGGCAGCCCTTGCACTGCATGGCCAGGCTCACGCCTCATCTGCTCAAGCAGTCGCCTGCCCCAAGTGTGAAAAACGCTTCAGCCGAGCCTCTCAGCTTCGGGCACACCTACGACAGAACCACCCTCCTGCCCCGCCACCTCGTCGTTTCATCTGCAGTGGCTGTGGCCAGAGCTTTGCACAGTGGGCTGAGCTAGTTGTTCACAAGCAGATCCATGTGGCTGAAGCACAGGCATCAGAAAAGGCCCTCGCACCTCGGCCCCGAGGCCGCCCAGCACTTACTGCTGCCCAGCCAGGTGGTGATGCTGCTGACCGACCCTTCCAGTGTGCCTGGTGTGGCAAATGTTTCCGTCACAAGCCCAACCTGATTGCTCACCGCCGTGTGCACACTGGTGAACGTCCCCACCAGTGCCCCGAGTGTGGGAAACGGTTCACTAATAAGCCCTACCTGACCTCCCACCGACgaattcatactggtgagaagCCTTATCCATGCACGGAATGTGGGCGCCGCTTTCGTCACAAACCCAACCTTTTGTCCCATGGCAAGATTCACCGGCGCCCTCAGGGCTCTGTGGAAGCTACCAGTAGCCAAGGGAGTTTCCAGATTCCCTCTCAGCTACAGGAGACTCAGCAAGACCAGGCAATAGACCCCCAGCAGGACCAGGCCATGAACTTTCAGCAGGACCAGGCCATAGACTCCCAGCAGGATCAGTCCACAGACGCTCAGCAAGATCAGGTGGACCCCCAGCAAGACCAGGTCTTAGATCCCCAGCAGGACCAGGGAATGAATCTTCCGCAGGGCCAAGATGTGGATCCTGCTGTCCCCTATAGCTATGATGAGGGTGGCCACACCTTCCGGAACCGCAGGTCTTTGCGAGGTCAGCAGCAACTACATCCTGGGGAACGTCCTTTCACCTGCAGTGAATGTGGAAAGAACTTCAGTAAGAAGACCCACTTGGTGGCTCACATCCGCATCCACTCAGGTGAGCGGCCCTTTGCCTGCCTGGAATGTGGCCGCCGTTTCTCACAAGGAAGCCACCTGGCAGCCCACCGTCGTGACCATGCCCCAGAGCGGCCCTTCATTTGCCCCGACTGTGGCAAGTCCTTTAGGCATAAGCCCTACCTGGCAGCACACCGCCGCATCCACACAGGTGAGAGGCCCTATGCCTGTCCTGACTGCGGCAAGGCCTTCAGCCAGAAATCCAACCTTGTGTCCCACCGCCGCATTCATACAGGTGAGCGGCCTTATGCTTGCCCTGATTGTGAAAGGCGGTTCAGTCAGAAATCCAACCTCATCACACACCGCAAGAGCCACAGTCGAGAGGGGCCATTCATCTGTGCCACCTGCGGTGAGAGCTTCAGCCATGAGCAAAAGCTCCTGACCCATCAGAGGAAGCATGTGGCCTGA
- the REPIN1 gene encoding replication initiator 1 isoform X1 — MGLAAVRLGLLLGGEAAPVSPYMDGRRAYKHTDREASLHSGKDRRYLSPGRSRFIRKRGWKENRLFLHSQGSPGEEPCGSGGQLPSGGGRVLRNTTAGQGPLLERRCRRPPTVGPSQARLFSGSFQESLQGPEQDTHRIKLEGTVATSHGGLLQGGAYRCARCGRHFPGWAALRHHSRRRHGRPPLPCPECGRRFHHAPFLALHRLAHSAATAMPPNAGFLCQVCGQNFRSWAALALHGQAHASSAQAVACPKCEKRFSRASQLRAHLRQNHPPAPPPRRFICSGCGQSFAQWAELVVHKQIHVAEAQASEKALAPRPRGRPALTAAQPGGDAADRPFQCAWCGKCFRHKPNLIAHRRVHTGERPHQCPECGKRFTNKPYLTSHRRIHTGEKPYPCTECGRRFRHKPNLLSHGKIHRRPQGSVEATSSQGSFQIPSQLQETQQDQAIDPQQDQAMNFQQDQAIDSQQDQSTDAQQDQVDPQQDQVLDPQQDQGMNLPQGQDVDPAVPYSYDEGGHTFRNRRSLRGQQQLHPGERPFTCSECGKNFSKKTHLVAHIRIHSGERPFACLECGRRFSQGSHLAAHRRDHAPERPFICPDCGKSFRHKPYLAAHRRIHTGERPYACPDCGKAFSQKSNLVSHRRIHTGERPYACPDCERRFSQKSNLITHRKSHSREGPFICATCGESFSHEQKLLTHQRKHVA; from the exons ATGGGCCTGGCAGCGGTGAGGCTGGGCCTGCTGCTGGGCGGGGAAGCGGCGCCGGTTTCCCCGTACATGGATGGGAGGCGTGCATACAAGCACACGGACCGGGAG GCATCCCTACATTCTGGAAAGGATCGGAGATATCTCTCTCCAGGGAGAAGTAGGTTCATTCGGAAAAGAGGCTGGAAGGAGAATCGCCTGTTCCTGCATTCCCAGG GGTCTCCTGGGGAGGAGCCATGTGGCAGTGGGGGGCAGCTCCCTTCTGGTGGGGGCAGGGTGCTCCGAAACACTACAG CAGGGCAAGGACCTCTGCTGGAGCGTCGTTGCAGGAGACCCCCTACTGTAGGTCCATCCCAGGCTCGACTCTTCTCTGGATCTTTTCAGGAGTCACTTCAAGGGCCAGAGCAGGATACTCATAGGATTAAATTAGAAGGGACTGTGGCAACTAGTCATGGGGGCCTGCTCCAGGGTGGTGCCTACCGCTGTGCCCGCTGTGGGAGGCACTTCCCTGGATGGGCAGCCTTGAGGCATCATAGTCGTCGGCGCCATGGCCGTCCACCCTTGCCCTGCCCTGAGTGTGGGCGTCGATTTCACCATGCTCCTTTCTTGGCCTTACACCGCCTGGCCCACTCTGCTGCCACAGCCATGCCCCCTAACGCAGGTTTCCTGTGCCAAGTCTGTGGGCAGAATTTTAGGAGTTGGGCAGCCCTTGCACTGCATGGCCAGGCTCACGCCTCATCTGCTCAAGCAGTCGCCTGCCCCAAGTGTGAAAAACGCTTCAGCCGAGCCTCTCAGCTTCGGGCACACCTACGACAGAACCACCCTCCTGCCCCGCCACCTCGTCGTTTCATCTGCAGTGGCTGTGGCCAGAGCTTTGCACAGTGGGCTGAGCTAGTTGTTCACAAGCAGATCCATGTGGCTGAAGCACAGGCATCAGAAAAGGCCCTCGCACCTCGGCCCCGAGGCCGCCCAGCACTTACTGCTGCCCAGCCAGGTGGTGATGCTGCTGACCGACCCTTCCAGTGTGCCTGGTGTGGCAAATGTTTCCGTCACAAGCCCAACCTGATTGCTCACCGCCGTGTGCACACTGGTGAACGTCCCCACCAGTGCCCCGAGTGTGGGAAACGGTTCACTAATAAGCCCTACCTGACCTCCCACCGACgaattcatactggtgagaagCCTTATCCATGCACGGAATGTGGGCGCCGCTTTCGTCACAAACCCAACCTTTTGTCCCATGGCAAGATTCACCGGCGCCCTCAGGGCTCTGTGGAAGCTACCAGTAGCCAAGGGAGTTTCCAGATTCCCTCTCAGCTACAGGAGACTCAGCAAGACCAGGCAATAGACCCCCAGCAGGACCAGGCCATGAACTTTCAGCAGGACCAGGCCATAGACTCCCAGCAGGATCAGTCCACAGACGCTCAGCAAGATCAGGTGGACCCCCAGCAAGACCAGGTCTTAGATCCCCAGCAGGACCAGGGAATGAATCTTCCGCAGGGCCAAGATGTGGATCCTGCTGTCCCCTATAGCTATGATGAGGGTGGCCACACCTTCCGGAACCGCAGGTCTTTGCGAGGTCAGCAGCAACTACATCCTGGGGAACGTCCTTTCACCTGCAGTGAATGTGGAAAGAACTTCAGTAAGAAGACCCACTTGGTGGCTCACATCCGCATCCACTCAGGTGAGCGGCCCTTTGCCTGCCTGGAATGTGGCCGCCGTTTCTCACAAGGAAGCCACCTGGCAGCCCACCGTCGTGACCATGCCCCAGAGCGGCCCTTCATTTGCCCCGACTGTGGCAAGTCCTTTAGGCATAAGCCCTACCTGGCAGCACACCGCCGCATCCACACAGGTGAGAGGCCCTATGCCTGTCCTGACTGCGGCAAGGCCTTCAGCCAGAAATCCAACCTTGTGTCCCACCGCCGCATTCATACAGGTGAGCGGCCTTATGCTTGCCCTGATTGTGAAAGGCGGTTCAGTCAGAAATCCAACCTCATCACACACCGCAAGAGCCACAGTCGAGAGGGGCCATTCATCTGTGCCACCTGCGGTGAGAGCTTCAGCCATGAGCAAAAGCTCCTGACCCATCAGAGGAAGCATGTGGCCTGA